The DNA window GGAAGAAGAAGTAGGCGGGAACGGGCTCGCGGGCCGTGGAAACGAGAATGTCGAAGCGGGACTATTATGATGTCCTCGGCGTCGGGCGGGAGGCCTCCGAGGAGGAGATCAAGAAGGCCTACCGGAAGCTCGCGTTTCAGCATCATCCCGATCGGAACCAAGGAAACAAGGAAGCGGAGGAAAAGTTCAAGGAAGCGACCGAGGCGTACGAGATCCTTCGGGACAAGGAGAAGCGGAGCCGCTACGACCACCTCGGGCACGCGGGTCTCGAGGGGGCCTTCGGCGGCGCGCAAGGGGGCGGGTTCGGGGGCGGCTTCGACCTCCACGATGCGCTTCGCGCGTTCATGCGCGACTTCGGCGGGGCCGGCTTCGGCGACTGGTTCGGGTTCGGCGAGGAGCGGGGGTCGCGCGGCGGCTCTCGGCGCGGGCGCGATGTCCAAATCCGACTTCCGCTGTCGCTCGACGAGATCGCCTCAGGCACGGAGAAGAAGATCAAGGTCCGGCTCCGCGTGCGATGCGACACATGCGGGGGGAGCGGCGCGTCGGGCGGGGCAGGCGCGCGCGTCTGCCCGGAATGCCGCGGAACCGGCGAGCGGCGCGTCGTCCAACGCTCGTTCCTCGGACATCTCGTGAACGTGACCCCCTGCCCGATGTGCGCGGGAGAGGGGAGCGTCATCGAGTCGCCGTGCGGCGCCTGTCGCGGGGAAGGTCTCGTCGAGAGCCGAGAGACCGTCGCCGTCCGGATTCCGGCGGGGGTCGCCGCGGGAAACTACATACCGCTACGAGGCAAGGGGAACGCGGGGCCGCGCGGCGGACCCGCGGGGGATCTCGTCGTCGTGATCGAGGAGCTGCCGCACGAGACGTTCACGCGGCACGGCGACGACATTCTTTGCGACGTGTCGATCTCTTTCGGCCAGGCCGTTCTCGGCGACGCGATCGAGGTCCCTTCGCTCGACGGCCGCGTGAAGATGAACGTGCCTGCGGGGACGCCGTCGGGGAAGATCTTCCGCCTCCGCGGAAAGGGGATCCCCCACCTCAGGGGGAGCGCGCGCGGAGACGAGCTCGTCCGCGTGAACATCCACGTTCCGAAGAAGCCCTCTCGCGAGGAGAAGAACTTGCTCCGCGAGATGCGCGAGAAGGACCTTTTCCGGCCGGGAGAGTGACCATTCGAGATCGAGACGAACGCTCGCGATTCTTCTATGTTCTCCCCTCCGACCTCCGGAGGTCTTCGTTCCGTTTTCCGCCCGACGAGGAAGAGCACATCCTTCGCGTGCTCCGCTTGCGGACCGGAGCGGTCGTGACGGCGGTCGACGGCGAGGGATGGGGAGCGCATGCGCGGCTTCGCATGGAGGGCGCGCGCCTGGAGGCGGATGTGATCGAGCGGTTCCGCTCGCGCGCGGAGCCCCTCCTTCGGATTACCCTCGCGGCGGGCCTCCTCAAGGGCCAGGAGATGGATCGCGTGGTCGAACGGTGCGCCGAGATCGGCGTTGCCGTGTTTCAGCCGTTCGTCTCGGAAAGGAGCGTCCCCGGCGGCCCTCGGGTTCGGGAAGGGAAGAGGCTTGAGAGGTGGGAGCGCCTCGCGCGGAGCGGGATGAAGGTGGCGCGCGGGGCGGCGCTCATGAGCGTGCAGCCGGTCTCCGGTCTGGACGCGGTGATCGACGCCGTGCGCCTCCACGAGCGTTCGTTCGTGATGGAGCGGGAGGCGCCCCCGCTTCCCCGGGAGGTGCGGATCGGGACGGCGCTCGTCGTCGTAGGGCCGGAGGGCGGGCTCACGGCGGAGGAGAGGAAGTCGCTCCTCGTGGCAGGGGCGGAACCGGCCTCTCTCGGGCCGCGGAACCTCCGCGCGGGGACCGCTTCGCTGGCGGCGGCGGCTTTTCTCCTCGCGCCGCCCGATCCGTGGGAGGTCGGAGGCCCGGAAGTCGTTGAAAAAGTGAGCCCTGCGCCTTGACAGGCGGGGAATCTTCGCCTACATTGGTCTACGGTAAGCGGATTTTCGATGGGAGCGATTCGGTCTTCGATCGGTCGCTCATCCCGCCGCGGGGAGGGCGCGTGGGCCCGTGAACCGAGGCCGCCCCCCCGGTGGTCGGCGCCTGAAAGAACCAACCGCCCATTCCCTCCGCGGCCGCGACACCGCATCGCGCGCTTTGCTCGGACGGACTTGACGGGGGGCGATTCTTCTCACGTGAACCGACACGCACTTGATGTCCTCGAGTTCAATCGCATCGTCGAGCTCGTGCGGGGGAAGTGTCTCTCTCCGCTCGGTGCCGCTCGGACCGAAAGGATGGTTCCCTTCGTCTCCCCGGAGACGATGCGCGATCGGCACGCGCGCCTGCGGGAGGTCCTCGGGATCATCGACCGGAAGGGGACGATCCCCCTCGGAGGCGCGGTCGACCTCTCCGCGCCCCTCGCGCGGGCGACCGTGGAGGGTGCGATCCTCGAGCCTGCGGAGCTTCTTCAAGTGCTCCGGATGGCGCGCATGGCGGACGACGTGAAGCGCTTCTTCAGGGGTGAAGCGGAGCCCTCTCCGAAGCTCATGGCGATCGCTTCGGGCCTCGAGCCGTTGACCGCGATGCAAAAGGAGATCGCGCGTTGTCTCGACGAGGACGGGCGCGTCGTCGACCGGGCGAGCTCGGAGCTCGCCGCGATCCGGAGCGAGATCGAGTCGACGAGAGAAGAGGTGCGCGCGGTGCTCGAGCGCACGCTCCACTCGAGGCGGCTCCAGCGGTCGTTGCAGGAGCCGATCATCACGCTCCGAAACGGGCGGTATGTTCTCCCCGTGAAGGAAGAGGAGAGGCGCGCGATCGAGGGGATCGTCCACGACCACTCCGGGTCGGGCGCGACCGTGTTCATCGAGCCGATCGAGACGGTCGAGAAGAACAACCGGCTCGCCCGCCTCCATCGGGAAGAAGAGCGGGAGGTCCGGCGGATCCTCAGAAGCCTGACCGACCGCGTGAGGGACGAGGGGGGTGCGCTCGCGCGGAACGGCGAGATCCTCGCCCTTCTCGACTTCACGCAGGCGAAGGGGATGTTCGCAAGGGAGACGCGGTCGGTGATCCCGGAGTGCGCGTCCGGCGGGCGGATCCGCATTCGAAAGGGACGGCATCCGCTTCTGGAGAAGTCCCTCGTCGCTGCCGGACGGGGGGAGAGCCTGACTCCTTTAGATATCGAGTTTCCGGAAGGAGCGGCCACGATGGTCCTCACGGGCCCGAACGCGGGCGGGAAGACCGTGGCGCTCAAGACGATCGGTCTCTTCGCGCTGATGGCGCAAGCCGGTCTGGGCGTTCCCGCCGAGGAGGGGACGGAGCTTCCCTTTTTCGAGAAGATCTTCGCGGACATCGGCGACGAGCAGTCGATCGAGTCGAGCCTGTCGAGTTTCTCGGCGCGTCTTCGGCACATGGTGCGGATCCTCGAAGACGCGGGGCCCGGTTCGCTCGTCCTTCTCGACGAGCTCGGGAGCGGGACCGATCCGTCCGAGGGGGCCGCGCTCGCGATGAGCGTCCTCGAGGAGATTCACTCGAGGGGGGCCGTTTCGTTCGTCACGACCCATCTCGGATCGCTGAAGATCTTCGTGCACGAGCATCCGGGCATGGTGAACGCGTCGATGGCCTTCGATCGGGAGCGGTTGTGGCCGACCTACCGCCTCGAGGTTGGGTTCCCCGGAACGAGCCACGCGCTCGAGATCGCCGCCCGTCTCGGAATCCCCGAGGCGGTTGTCGAGCGCGCCCGTGGCTACTCGTCCGGAGCCGAGGGGGAGATCGACTCCCTCCTCGACGACTTGCGGGCGCGCGCCGCCCGCGCGGGTGAGCTCGAGCGGGCGCTTGCCGGCGAGAAGGAGCGGATCGCGGCCCTCTCCTCGCGTCTGGACGAGGAGGCGAGGGTTTTCGGCGAGGAGAAGCGCCGGTGGGAGAGCGCAAAGACCGCGGAAGCGAAGAGGGTTCTCGACGACGCGCGGGCTCTCGTCGAGCGCGTGGTCCGCGAGATCCGCGGAGGAGGCGCCGAAACGGACGCGGTGCGGCGCGCCCATCGCGCGCTCGAGGAGGAAAGGGAGCGGCTCGCGGCGCGGCTGCAGGATCTCGAGGCTCCCCGCCGCGTGCCCGAACCCGTCGAGGTGGGGCAAATGGTTCATGTGCGAAGCATGAACCGGGACGGACAGGTGGTCGCTCTCGCCAACCGCGAAGGGCGCGTGCTCGTCGAAACGGGGGGAATCCGGCTCGAAATCCCCGCATCCGACCTCGGGCCGCCCAAGGGGAAGACGAGGGCGAAGCCGCGCGGCGCGGGCCTGGAGAATCCCCCGAAGGACGCGGCGTACGAGCTCGATCTTCGAGGCCTTCGGATCGAGGAAGCGCGCACGGCACTCGATCGCTTTCTCGACCGAGCGGCGGTCTCGGGTCTCCCCTCGGTGCGGATCATTCACGGGATCGGGACGGGGAAGGTCCGGGCCGAGGTCGGGGCGGTGCTGGCGGAGGATCCCCGCGTGGAGTCCTTTAGGCTCGGTGAGAACGGCGGCTTCACCGTCGTGGAGATGGGGTAGCGATGGCGGATCGATCGGCGGACCTCGTCGAGGAAGTGCGCGCAGCGAACGACATCGTCGCCGTGATCGGGGGCTACGTGAGGCTCCGAAAGGCCGGGAGGAACTACAAGGGCCTTTGCCCGTTCCACAAGGAGAAGACCCCGTCGTTCCACGTGAGCCCGGAGAGGCAGACGTTTCACTGCTTCGGTTGCGGAAAGGGCGGAGACGTCTTTCGCTTTCTGATGGAGATCGACGGAGTTCGTTTCCCGGACGCGCTCCGCACCCTCGCCGAGCGGGCGGGCGTGCGCATTCCGGAGCGGACCGACTGGCGGGTGACCGAGAAGCGCGAGCGTTTGTACGCGGTTCTGGACGCGGCGGCGCGCTTCTATCGGACGTCCTTGAAGAGCCCCGCCGCGGCCGCGGCGAAGCGCTTCCTCGAGGAGCGCCGGCTCTCGGCGGAGACCGCGGAGCGGTTCGGCCTCGGCTACGCTCCCTCCGGGTGGAGGACGTTCCGCGAGCGAGCGCGCGCGGAAGGATTCACGGATGAAGAGTTGATCGATGCAGGGTTGCTCGTTCCGCGGCCGGAAGGGACCCCGTACGACCGGTTTCGAGACAGGCTCCTCTTCCCGATCCAGAACGTCGGGGGGCGCACGATCGGGTTCGGGGGGAGGATTCTCGGAGAGGGCGAGCCCAAGTATCTGAACTCGCCCGAAACGGAGCTCTTCCGCAAGGGAGAGGGCTTGTACGGCCTTTCGATCACGAGGAGCGACATCCGGCGCGAGGGGACCGCGGTGCTGGTCGAGGGGTACACTGATCTTCTGGCTCTTCACCAAGCCGGTTTCCGGAACGCAGTCGCGCCGCTCGGCACGGCGTTC is part of the Candidatus Eisenbacteria bacterium genome and encodes:
- the dnaJ gene encoding molecular chaperone DnaJ, which translates into the protein MSKRDYYDVLGVGREASEEEIKKAYRKLAFQHHPDRNQGNKEAEEKFKEATEAYEILRDKEKRSRYDHLGHAGLEGAFGGAQGGGFGGGFDLHDALRAFMRDFGGAGFGDWFGFGEERGSRGGSRRGRDVQIRLPLSLDEIASGTEKKIKVRLRVRCDTCGGSGASGGAGARVCPECRGTGERRVVQRSFLGHLVNVTPCPMCAGEGSVIESPCGACRGEGLVESRETVAVRIPAGVAAGNYIPLRGKGNAGPRGGPAGDLVVVIEELPHETFTRHGDDILCDVSISFGQAVLGDAIEVPSLDGRVKMNVPAGTPSGKIFRLRGKGIPHLRGSARGDELVRVNIHVPKKPSREEKNLLREMREKDLFRPGE
- a CDS encoding 16S rRNA (uracil(1498)-N(3))-methyltransferase, with the translated sequence MTIRDRDERSRFFYVLPSDLRRSSFRFPPDEEEHILRVLRLRTGAVVTAVDGEGWGAHARLRMEGARLEADVIERFRSRAEPLLRITLAAGLLKGQEMDRVVERCAEIGVAVFQPFVSERSVPGGPRVREGKRLERWERLARSGMKVARGAALMSVQPVSGLDAVIDAVRLHERSFVMEREAPPLPREVRIGTALVVVGPEGGLTAEERKSLLVAGAEPASLGPRNLRAGTASLAAAAFLLAPPDPWEVGGPEVVEKVSPAP
- a CDS encoding endonuclease MutS2, with amino-acid sequence MNRHALDVLEFNRIVELVRGKCLSPLGAARTERMVPFVSPETMRDRHARLREVLGIIDRKGTIPLGGAVDLSAPLARATVEGAILEPAELLQVLRMARMADDVKRFFRGEAEPSPKLMAIASGLEPLTAMQKEIARCLDEDGRVVDRASSELAAIRSEIESTREEVRAVLERTLHSRRLQRSLQEPIITLRNGRYVLPVKEEERRAIEGIVHDHSGSGATVFIEPIETVEKNNRLARLHREEEREVRRILRSLTDRVRDEGGALARNGEILALLDFTQAKGMFARETRSVIPECASGGRIRIRKGRHPLLEKSLVAAGRGESLTPLDIEFPEGAATMVLTGPNAGGKTVALKTIGLFALMAQAGLGVPAEEGTELPFFEKIFADIGDEQSIESSLSSFSARLRHMVRILEDAGPGSLVLLDELGSGTDPSEGAALAMSVLEEIHSRGAVSFVTTHLGSLKIFVHEHPGMVNASMAFDRERLWPTYRLEVGFPGTSHALEIAARLGIPEAVVERARGYSSGAEGEIDSLLDDLRARAARAGELERALAGEKERIAALSSRLDEEARVFGEEKRRWESAKTAEAKRVLDDARALVERVVREIRGGGAETDAVRRAHRALEEERERLAARLQDLEAPRRVPEPVEVGQMVHVRSMNRDGQVVALANREGRVLVETGGIRLEIPASDLGPPKGKTRAKPRGAGLENPPKDAAYELDLRGLRIEEARTALDRFLDRAAVSGLPSVRIIHGIGTGKVRAEVGAVLAEDPRVESFRLGENGGFTVVEMG